In the Juglans microcarpa x Juglans regia isolate MS1-56 chromosome 6D, Jm3101_v1.0, whole genome shotgun sequence genome, one interval contains:
- the LOC121234022 gene encoding protein DMR6-LIKE OXYGENASE 2-like, protein MAATKLLLTDLALTVNHVPSNYVRPISDRPNLSDVQISEGSVPLIDLQDLNGPNHSDIIEHIGQACQHDGFFQVKNHGIPEAIISNIMRIAREFFRLPESERLKNYSDDPSKTTRLSTSFNVKTEKVSNWRDFLRLHCFPLEDYVHEWPSNPPSFREDVAEYCSSVRGLVLRLLGAISESLGLKRDYVEKVLGKQAQHMALNYYPPCPQPELTYGLPGHTDPNLITILLQDDVPGLQVLRNGKWVAVNPIPNTFIVNIGDQMQVISNDRHKSVLHRAVVNSSKERISIPTFYCPSPDAVIGPAKELINDDQPAVYRDFTYGEYYEKFWNRGLASECCLDMFKAV, encoded by the exons ATGGCTGCCACTAAGCTCTTGCTGACCGACCTTGCTTTAACTGTGAACCATGTTCCTTCAAACTATGTCCGACCCATCTCCGACCGGCCAAATCTCTCTGACGTTCAGATTTCAGAGGGCTCCGTTCCTCTCATTGATCTCCAGGACTTAAACGGCCCCAATCACTCTGATATTATCGAACATATTGGCCAGGCATGCCAACATGACGGTTTCTTTCAG GTTAAAAACCATGGGATACCAGAGGCAATAATCAGTAATATCATGCGTATTGCAAGAGAGTTTTTCAGATTACCAGAGAGCGAGAGGTTGAAGAATTACTCAGACGACCCTTCCAAGACCACCAGACTTTCCACTAGTTTCAATGTCAAGACCGAAAAAGTTTCAAACTGGAGGGATTTCTTACGACTCCATTGCTTCCCCCTCGAGGATTATGTGCACGAATGGCCTTCAAACCCTCCATCCTTTAG GGAGGATGTGGCTGAGTACTGTAGCAGTGTTAGAGGTTTGGTGCTGAGACTCCTCGGGGCCATATCCGAGAGCTTAGGCCTGAAAAGAGACTACGTCGAAAAGGTTCTGGGCAAGCAAGCTCAACATATGGCGTTGAATTACTATCCACCCTGTCCGCAGCCAGAGCTTACATATGGATTGCCCGGCCATACTGACCCCAATTTAATCACAATTCTTCTTCAAGATGATGTGCCTGGATTGCAGGTCTTAAGAAATGGCAAGTGGGTTGCCGTCAATCCTATTCCAAATACCTTCATTGTCAACATTGGGGATCAAATGCAG GTTATTAGCAATGATCGACACAAGAGTGTGCTCCATCGAGCCGTTGTGAACAGCAGCAAGGAGAGAATATCCATTCCAACATTCTACTGTCCATCCCCAGATGCTGTAATAGGACCTGCTAAGGAGCTGATCAACGATGATCAGCCAGCAGTCTATAGAGACTTTACATATGGGGAGTACTATGAAAAATTTTGGAACAGAGGGCTTGCATCCGAATGCTGCTTAGACATGTTCAAAGCTGTATAG
- the LOC121236092 gene encoding metal tolerance protein 1-like, with protein MEVQNSEHGHIIEVCGNAPAVGPSLAGSKNCGEAACGFSDPKTSSEDAKERSASMRKLLVAVILCVIFMSVEVVGGIKANSLAILTDAAHLLSDVAAFAISLFSLWASGWEANPRQSYGFFRIEILGALISIQMIWLLTGILVYEAIARIMNGTGEVQGFLMFVVAAFGLVVNIAMALLLGHDHDHGHGHDHDHGHGRHDHGHGDHAHTHGGHDEMHSHGITITTHHHHERHYKHDDEHHHAYEEDQTKPLLKTSSEGERKSKYGAKQRKQRNINVQGAYLHVLGDSIQSVGVMIGGAIIWYKPQWKIIDLICTLVFSAIVLGTTIRMLRNILEVLMESTPREIDATKLEKGLCEMQEVVAVHELHIWAITVGKVLLACHVIIKSEADADMVLNKVIDYIKREYNISHVTIQVERQ; from the coding sequence ATGGAAGTGCAAAATTCTGAACATGGCCATATAATTGAGGTGTGTGGAAATGCGCCAGCTGTGGGACCAAGTCTAGCTGGGAGTAAAAATTGTGGGGAAGCAGCATGTGGATTTTCAGATCCTAAAACCAGTTCTGAAGATGCCAAAGAACGGTCAGCATCCATGCGGAAACTTTTGGTTGCTGTTATACTCTGTGTCATCTTCATGAGTGTTGAAGTTGTGGGAGGTATTAAAGCCAACAGTCTTGCAATTTTGACCGATGCAGCTCATCTGTTGTCTGATGTTGCTGCATTTGCAATTTCGCTATTTTCACTCTGGGCATCAGGATGGGAAGCAAATCCACGCCAATCATACGGTTTCTTCCGAATTGAAATCTTAGGTGCTCTTATTTCCATCCAGATGATATGGCTTCTTACTGGGATCCTTGTTTATGAAGCCATTGCTAGAATTATGAATGGTACTGGTGAGGTTCAGGGCTTTCTTATGTTTGTTGTTGCTGCATTTGGTTTAGTGGTTAATATTGCCATGGCTCTCTTGTTGGGACATGATCATGACCATGGTCATGGCCATGACCATGATCATGGACATGGTAGACATGATCATGGCCATGGTGATCATGCTCATACTCATGGGGGTCATGATGAAATGCATAGCCATGGGATAACCATTACCacacatcatcatcatgagaGGCACTACAAACATGATGATGAGCACCATCATGCTTACGAAGAAGATCAAACCAAGCCTCTGCTGAAGACAAGCAGTGAAGGTGAAAGGAAGTCAAAGTATGGAGCTAAACAGAGAAAGCAACGGAACATTAATGTACAGGGGGCGTATCTTCATGTACTTGGGGATTCTATTCAAAGTGTTGGGGTTATGATCGGTGGGGCAATTATATGGTATAAGCCTCAATGGAAGATTATTGATCTGATATGTACCCTTGTATTTTCTGCAATTGTGCTGGGGACAACAATAAGGATGCTGAGGAACATTCTGGAGGTTTTGATGGAGAGCACACCTAGGGAAATTGATGCCACAAAGCTTGAGAAAGGTCTCTGTGAGATGCAGGAGGTAGTTGCTGTCCATGAGTTGCACATTTGGGCCATAACAGTAGGTAAAGTCTTATTGGCCTGTCATGTTATAATTAAGTCCGAGGCTGATGCTGACATGGTTCTGAACAAGGTCATAGACTACATCAAAAGAGAGTACAATATCAGTCATGTGACAATTCAGGTAGAGCGCCAGTAG